From Bacillus oleivorans, the proteins below share one genomic window:
- a CDS encoding LysR family transcriptional regulator — translation MELRQLNTFRMVASTLNFSRAAEVLNYVPSNVTMQIKALEEELGVRLFDRLGKQLVLTTAGKRFLTHIQSALDKLDEARSVVHDNENLSGTLTISANEVLCAYRLPVVFQLFRSRNPGVRLIFRSVPNQQLKQTLFDGTADIVFMLDEPILSTGLTVEPLLEETFRFFVAPDHRLAKLTALQQEDFHGEVFLVNEKGCTYRTMFDRSFEKKGIDDITYLEFQNAEAIKQCAITGIGIAFLPEITVEAEVERGELVALPWQIPDLHVYTHMAWHKDKWLSPIILSFIEAVREVIAIEEENITV, via the coding sequence ATGGAATTGCGCCAACTGAATACGTTCCGTATGGTTGCATCAACATTAAATTTCAGTCGGGCTGCAGAAGTGCTGAACTACGTCCCTTCCAACGTCACGATGCAAATAAAAGCATTGGAGGAAGAGCTTGGTGTTCGACTCTTTGATCGCTTGGGCAAGCAACTCGTTCTCACAACTGCGGGTAAACGCTTTTTAACTCATATCCAAAGCGCTCTAGACAAATTGGACGAAGCCCGCAGTGTCGTTCATGACAATGAAAATCTAAGCGGCACCCTAACGATAAGTGCCAACGAGGTTCTTTGCGCATATCGGCTTCCAGTTGTCTTTCAGTTATTTCGTTCGCGCAATCCGGGAGTTCGTCTGATCTTCCGCTCTGTACCAAATCAGCAACTTAAGCAAACACTCTTTGATGGAACAGCAGATATCGTCTTTATGCTAGACGAACCCATTCTTTCAACGGGGCTTACAGTGGAACCGTTATTGGAAGAAACTTTCCGCTTTTTCGTCGCTCCAGACCATCGTCTAGCGAAACTAACTGCACTACAGCAGGAAGATTTTCACGGAGAAGTGTTCCTGGTGAATGAAAAGGGTTGTACCTATCGAACCATGTTTGACCGGTCATTTGAGAAAAAGGGCATTGATGATATTACTTATTTAGAGTTTCAAAATGCCGAAGCCATTAAACAATGTGCAATTACGGGAATCGGTATTGCCTTTCTTCCTGAAATAACAGTGGAAGCCGAAGTTGAACGGGGTGAACTTGTTGCTCTTCCATGGCAAATTCCCGACTTGCACGTTTATACACATATGGCATGGCATAAAGACAAGTGG
- a CDS encoding alpha/beta fold hydrolase, with protein MDYEIFDLGDVTLQSGVTLPNAFLAYKTYGKLNENKDNVIIYPTAFGDQHVQNEWLIGNGMALDPREYFIVVPNLLGNGLSSSPSNTPAPFDKANFPPVTIYDNVKFQYRLVTEKFGIQKIALVVGWSMGGIQSFQWGASYPDMVERIAPFCGGAKTWPQTYVVLDGMKAALMAAVGFNSSKLNKLTSADMRAVGSVYAGWGVSQAFYREELYRNMGFDSLEDFVAGVWEDSFMKMDPHNVLAMLWTGQFADISANPAYNGDFDEALKSINALACVMPGSTDLFCTADDNEYEAKLIPNAVFNPIESIWGHFAGRGINSTDNKFIDDNLKRLLAISTNG; from the coding sequence ATGGATTACGAAATTTTTGATTTGGGTGACGTTACCTTGCAATCAGGAGTGACACTACCGAACGCTTTTCTTGCTTATAAAACTTATGGAAAATTGAATGAAAACAAAGATAATGTCATCATCTATCCAACTGCTTTTGGTGATCAACATGTTCAGAATGAATGGCTGATTGGAAACGGCATGGCTCTAGATCCGAGAGAATATTTCATTGTCGTTCCAAATCTGCTGGGGAACGGATTATCTTCATCTCCTAGTAACACGCCTGCTCCATTCGACAAGGCTAATTTTCCTCCTGTAACCATCTATGACAACGTTAAATTCCAATATCGGCTGGTGACCGAAAAATTCGGCATTCAAAAGATTGCACTCGTGGTTGGATGGTCAATGGGAGGAATTCAATCATTCCAATGGGGGGCAAGTTATCCCGACATGGTGGAACGAATTGCACCTTTCTGCGGAGGTGCAAAGACTTGGCCTCAAACGTATGTGGTCCTGGACGGAATGAAAGCTGCCCTCATGGCTGCAGTTGGTTTCAATTCAAGTAAACTAAACAAGTTGACTTCTGCAGACATGCGCGCTGTTGGCAGTGTCTATGCGGGATGGGGGGTATCGCAGGCGTTTTACAGAGAGGAACTTTATCGTAATATGGGATTTGACTCATTAGAAGATTTTGTGGCTGGCGTCTGGGAAGACAGCTTTATGAAGATGGATCCGCACAATGTCCTGGCTATGTTATGGACAGGCCAATTTGCAGATATTAGTGCAAACCCCGCTTATAACGGAGATTTCGATGAGGCTCTCAAAAGCATTAATGCGCTTGCCTGCGTCATGCCAGGGAGTACGGACCTCTTCTGCACTGCGGACGATAACGAATACGAGGCTAAGCTTATACCTAATGCTGTTTTTAATCCTATCGAGTCGATTTGGGGCCATTTTGCCGGTCGTGGAATCAACAGTACCGATAATAAATTTATTGATGACAACCTAAAACGCTTGTTGGCCATTAGTACAAACGGATAG
- a CDS encoding B3/B4 domain-containing protein has protein sequence MEITLSPVLTQTIADFKIGLVSYRGITVSDSPQMLHGRLQLFQESLYFDLLETPLAEQKGIQEWRSIFKTFGKDPNRYRPSSEALLRRVQKQQYLSTIHSAVDLNNFFSLQYQIPIGLYDADQFQGDVMIRVGEEDESFHGLNGRENQAAQLIISADSAGPFGSPFVDSKRTAVTTGTKNALHIVYLSPSLPEESSHQLIESLGSMFQQLHGGDFQTAILTADSSQHTFKT, from the coding sequence ATGGAAATTACACTTAGCCCTGTCTTAACCCAAACAATTGCTGATTTTAAAATAGGTCTTGTAAGCTATCGCGGAATTACCGTTTCCGACTCTCCCCAAATGCTGCACGGAAGATTGCAGCTTTTTCAAGAATCATTATATTTCGATTTACTTGAAACACCACTAGCTGAACAAAAAGGAATTCAGGAATGGCGTTCCATCTTTAAAACGTTTGGAAAAGACCCAAATCGATATCGGCCGTCTAGTGAAGCTTTATTAAGACGAGTGCAAAAACAGCAATATTTATCGACAATTCATTCTGCTGTTGATCTCAATAACTTTTTTTCATTACAATATCAAATTCCAATTGGTCTGTATGATGCTGATCAGTTTCAAGGTGATGTGATGATTCGGGTTGGTGAAGAAGACGAATCATTTCACGGACTCAATGGCCGTGAAAACCAAGCTGCGCAATTAATTATATCTGCTGACTCAGCTGGACCATTTGGCAGTCCCTTTGTCGACTCAAAACGTACCGCTGTTACAACCGGTACCAAAAATGCTTTACATATTGTTTATTTATCACCTAGTTTACCAGAGGAGTCCAGTCATCAACTAATCGAATCACTCGGAAGCATGTTTCAGCAGCTTCATGGGGGAGACTTTCAGACCGCAATCCTTACGGCAGACTCCTCGCAGCACACATTTAAGACATAG
- the queG gene encoding tRNA epoxyqueuosine(34) reductase QueG translates to MNFDLLKKDIIAYSKEIGIDKIGFTSASAFDEMKNRLIRQQELGFQSGFEEKDIDKRVYPDLIFNKPKSIIAIALAYPSKMKDASQSKKGARRGLFARASWGRDYHDVLREKLSQLEAYIKERVPEAVCKSMVDTGELVDRAVAERAGIGWSGKNCAIITPEFGSYVYLGEMITNLPFEPDEPIEEGCGDCNLCVDACPTGALVQGGQLNAQKCIAFLTQTKGFLPDEYRSKLGNRLYGCDTCQLVCPKNKKMDFHLHEEFEPDPEIAKPLLQPLLHLTNREFKDTYGHVSGSWRGKKTIQRNAIIALAHYKEESAVPDLIYLMKEDPRPVIRGTAAWALGKIGAPEGKAAIETQLVHEKDLDVRAEMEKGLAFFEQINI, encoded by the coding sequence ATGAACTTTGACCTATTAAAGAAAGATATCATTGCGTACAGTAAAGAAATCGGGATTGATAAAATCGGGTTTACGTCTGCTTCGGCGTTTGATGAAATGAAAAATCGCCTCATCCGCCAGCAGGAGCTCGGCTTTCAATCTGGCTTTGAGGAAAAAGATATAGATAAACGGGTTTATCCCGACCTTATTTTTAACAAGCCGAAATCAATCATTGCGATTGCGCTAGCCTATCCTTCTAAAATGAAAGATGCTTCTCAGAGTAAAAAGGGTGCACGTCGAGGACTGTTTGCCCGTGCTTCCTGGGGGAGAGATTATCATGATGTGCTCCGGGAAAAACTTTCTCAATTAGAAGCGTATATTAAAGAAAGAGTTCCTGAGGCTGTTTGTAAATCAATGGTCGATACTGGAGAACTTGTGGACCGTGCTGTTGCGGAGCGGGCAGGAATCGGCTGGAGTGGGAAAAACTGTGCGATTATTACGCCGGAATTCGGTTCATATGTATACCTGGGCGAAATGATTACGAACTTACCGTTCGAACCAGACGAACCTATAGAAGAAGGCTGCGGCGACTGCAATCTTTGTGTCGATGCTTGTCCAACCGGTGCCTTAGTCCAAGGAGGGCAGCTTAATGCACAAAAGTGCATTGCCTTTTTAACCCAAACTAAAGGATTCTTACCCGATGAGTACCGGTCCAAATTAGGGAATAGATTATATGGCTGTGATACCTGCCAGTTAGTTTGCCCGAAAAACAAAAAAATGGATTTCCACCTTCATGAAGAATTTGAACCAGATCCAGAGATTGCAAAACCGTTGCTTCAGCCGCTTCTTCATTTGACTAATCGGGAATTTAAAGACACTTACGGTCATGTGTCAGGATCCTGGAGAGGAAAAAAAACGATCCAACGGAATGCTATCATTGCACTTGCTCACTATAAAGAAGAGTCTGCTGTGCCGGATTTGATTTACCTGATGAAAGAGGATCCTCGCCCCGTCATTCGCGGTACAGCTGCTTGGGCTCTTGGCAAAATTGGAGCGCCTGAAGGGAAAGCTGCGATAGAAACGCAATTAGTTCACGAAAAAGATTTGGACGTTCGTGCTGAAATGGAAAAGGGTTTGGCATTTTTTGAACAGATCAATATCTAA
- a CDS encoding amidase domain-containing protein gives MKKILQDLLQSRLDAYVKPSVKTQRFFTEDVERKIGSVQKRKAEIVKVSGKGKIIKSFAEEDVEKVQYQVRMRYIINQSDNIFLEETVEERQADIFRSTVVDDYPLFTEADILNREEPSTGNNGVLVMYPEEEERQPFYYDRRKAVRYAESWWNSYNPRYKKFQDNCTNFISQCLHEGGGPMRGYPNRGNGWWMRNNNWSYSWTVANSLRLYLQNSKTGLRAKEVSSPQQLLLGDVICYDFQGDGRFDHNTIVVAKDIYGMPLVNANTYNSRMRYWSYEDSSAYTPNIKYKFYSIVDDY, from the coding sequence ATGAAAAAGATCTTACAGGATTTGCTTCAAAGCAGATTAGATGCATATGTAAAACCATCCGTTAAAACCCAGCGTTTTTTTACGGAAGATGTGGAGCGAAAAATTGGTTCTGTACAAAAACGGAAAGCGGAAATCGTTAAGGTGAGCGGAAAAGGAAAAATTATTAAAAGCTTTGCAGAAGAAGATGTGGAAAAAGTTCAGTATCAAGTAAGGATGCGTTATATTATCAATCAAAGCGACAACATTTTTTTAGAGGAGACGGTGGAGGAAAGACAAGCAGACATTTTTCGTTCTACGGTTGTGGATGATTATCCCCTTTTTACGGAAGCTGATATACTAAATAGAGAAGAGCCTTCAACTGGTAACAATGGAGTTTTAGTGATGTACCCTGAAGAAGAGGAACGGCAACCATTCTATTATGACCGCAGAAAAGCGGTTCGATATGCGGAATCATGGTGGAATAGCTATAATCCGAGGTATAAAAAATTTCAGGATAATTGTACCAATTTTATTTCTCAATGCTTACACGAGGGCGGAGGACCCATGAGAGGGTATCCTAACCGGGGAAATGGCTGGTGGATGAGAAATAATAATTGGAGTTATAGCTGGACCGTTGCCAATTCACTGCGTCTTTACTTACAAAATTCTAAAACAGGACTGCGTGCAAAAGAGGTATCCAGTCCGCAGCAACTTTTATTAGGGGATGTAATTTGCTATGATTTTCAAGGGGACGGCCGTTTCGATCACAATACGATTGTAGTGGCAAAGGATATTTACGGAATGCCATTAGTTAATGCCAATACGTATAATAGCCGTATGCGTTACTGGTCTTATGAGGATTCAAGCGCCTATACTCCAAATATCAAATATAAATTTTATTCGATTGTAGATGATTATTAA
- the trmL gene encoding tRNA (uridine(34)/cytosine(34)/5-carboxymethylaminomethyluridine(34)-2'-O)-methyltransferase TrmL codes for MAIHVVLYQPEIPANTGNIARTCAATDTQLHLIRPLGFSTDDRMLKRAGLDYWEFVKIFYYDSLNELFSMYPKGEFYFITKFGKRYYDEYDYSDPEKDFFFVFGKETTGLPKELLAENPDTSLRIPMTDNVRSLNLSNTAAILVYEALRQQRFPNIK; via the coding sequence TTGGCTATACACGTTGTACTATACCAACCAGAGATTCCTGCTAATACAGGAAATATTGCAAGAACTTGCGCGGCTACAGATACTCAGCTCCACCTGATTCGCCCGTTAGGTTTTTCAACAGATGACCGGATGTTAAAACGGGCAGGCTTAGATTACTGGGAGTTTGTGAAAATTTTTTATTATGATTCGTTAAATGAATTATTTTCGATGTATCCCAAAGGTGAATTTTATTTTATTACAAAGTTTGGAAAACGTTACTATGACGAATATGATTATAGTGATCCAGAAAAAGATTTCTTTTTTGTATTTGGTAAGGAAACAACCGGGCTTCCTAAGGAACTATTAGCGGAAAACCCTGATACCTCCTTAAGAATTCCGATGACCGACAATGTTCGTTCCTTAAATCTTTCCAATACAGCGGCAATTTTAGTCTACGAAGCTTTAAGACAGCAGCGCTTTCCGAATATTAAATAA
- the nfsA gene encoding oxygen-insensitive NADPH nitroreductase, producing MNQVIETILRHRSVRKFTEQPLSSEQIELIVKSAQAASTSSYIQAYSIIGITDLKKKQALAEVAGNQAYVAENGHFFIFCADLHRHQKIGEWEGSDVLPSIESTEKFMVALIDTALAAQNAVLAAESMGLGICYIGGIRNDLEKVASFLKTPKHVIPLFGIAVGYPAKETSQKPRLPLNHVYHENEYEQDESAFKAGIDQYNQSVQDYYNKRTNGKRSDTWSSQMGTMLEKKSRMYMKEFIEKKGLNLR from the coding sequence ATGAATCAGGTGATTGAAACGATTTTACGTCATCGCTCTGTCCGCAAATTTACCGAACAGCCTCTATCAAGCGAACAAATCGAGCTGATTGTAAAAAGTGCTCAGGCTGCCTCAACTTCTAGCTATATTCAAGCCTATTCCATTATTGGGATAACTGATCTTAAGAAAAAACAGGCACTTGCAGAAGTGGCTGGTAATCAGGCGTATGTTGCCGAGAACGGACATTTCTTTATATTTTGTGCAGATTTACATAGACATCAGAAAATTGGAGAGTGGGAAGGCAGTGATGTACTCCCATCGATTGAAAGTACAGAAAAATTTATGGTGGCTTTAATTGATACGGCATTAGCTGCGCAAAATGCTGTCTTAGCTGCAGAGTCAATGGGACTCGGCATCTGCTATATCGGCGGGATCCGTAATGATCTAGAGAAAGTGGCATCCTTTTTAAAAACACCGAAGCATGTCATCCCACTATTTGGGATTGCTGTTGGCTACCCGGCAAAAGAAACCAGTCAAAAACCAAGACTGCCGCTAAATCATGTCTACCATGAAAATGAATATGAACAGGATGAATCTGCTTTTAAAGCGGGGATTGACCAATACAACCAGTCCGTTCAGGATTACTATAACAAAAGAACGAATGGCAAAAGAAGCGATACATGGTCCAGTCAAATGGGCACGATGCTTGAAAAGAAATCAAGAATGTACATGAAAGAGTTTATAGAGAAAAAAGGGCTTAATCTCCGCTAA
- a CDS encoding GNAT family N-acetyltransferase — MDKNIVIREASAKDINQLYILMKQYIVDFYKQPEPKESELKGLMHHLLENPSSGLQFVAEEDGELIGFATLYFTFSTLKVKRQAILNDLFVDPNARGKKVGEQLFQKCLDYIQANNFSSMTWETAKDNKVAQSLYNKMGGQLSEWLVYEIQ; from the coding sequence ATGGACAAAAACATCGTCATTAGAGAAGCATCTGCTAAAGATATAAATCAGCTATACATACTTATGAAACAGTATATTGTCGATTTTTATAAGCAGCCTGAACCTAAAGAATCGGAGTTAAAAGGATTAATGCATCATTTACTTGAAAATCCATCGAGCGGACTTCAGTTTGTCGCTGAGGAAGATGGAGAGTTAATTGGGTTTGCCACTTTGTATTTTACTTTCAGTACCCTAAAGGTAAAACGACAAGCGATTTTAAATGATTTATTTGTCGACCCCAATGCGAGAGGAAAGAAAGTTGGGGAACAGTTATTTCAAAAATGTTTAGATTACATCCAGGCAAATAACTTTTCATCTATGACCTGGGAAACGGCAAAGGATAATAAAGTAGCTCAATCCCTTTACAATAAAATGGGCGGTCAATTATCTGAATGGTTAGTTTATGAGATTCAATAA
- a CDS encoding DMT family transporter: protein MNSITFTLLILLTTFLMGSSFSVGKFGLLYSSPLLLVALRFILAGIIMAGIVMVVKRPHPSSKENWVRMFIIGTFQTAGVMGCIFMSLRTITASESSILTFTNPLLVVVFSTIFLQTRYKLYQWFGVLLGLVGVIITLGAQIEMKVGIFYGLLSAVFWASSTLLVKKWGSKFDTWVLSAYQMLFGGLLLLLSSFLLENPFFIFNHNSLLILLWLSIMSSIIQFAVWYYLLQKSDPGKTSAFLFLAPFFGVLSGWLLLNDPLYPSIIAGGLLIIIGIYLVNSNFQRNHRLAKSTLNSD from the coding sequence ATGAATTCTATTACATTCACACTGTTAATCCTTTTAACTACGTTTTTAATGGGTTCTTCTTTTTCGGTCGGTAAGTTTGGGCTGCTGTACTCATCTCCATTGTTACTGGTAGCTTTACGCTTTATTCTGGCAGGGATAATCATGGCAGGGATTGTGATGGTTGTAAAGCGGCCACATCCTTCATCTAAAGAAAACTGGGTAAGAATGTTCATTATTGGCACATTTCAAACAGCTGGTGTTATGGGCTGTATTTTCATGAGTCTAAGAACAATAACCGCTAGTGAATCCTCGATTCTTACATTCACAAACCCATTACTCGTTGTTGTGTTTAGTACGATTTTTTTACAAACTCGATATAAACTTTATCAATGGTTTGGAGTACTTCTAGGACTGGTCGGGGTCATTATTACATTAGGAGCTCAAATAGAAATGAAGGTTGGTATCTTTTACGGACTTTTATCTGCTGTTTTTTGGGCAAGCTCTACTCTGTTAGTGAAAAAATGGGGATCGAAATTCGATACATGGGTTCTATCGGCTTATCAGATGCTTTTTGGCGGGCTCTTACTCTTGCTTAGCAGTTTTCTTCTTGAAAACCCATTTTTTATATTCAACCATAACTCTCTATTAATCTTATTATGGTTAAGTATTATGTCATCCATTATTCAGTTTGCGGTTTGGTATTATCTTTTACAAAAGAGTGATCCGGGAAAAACAAGTGCCTTTTTATTTTTAGCACCTTTCTTCGGGGTCCTATCAGGATGGTTATTGCTGAATGATCCGCTTTACCCTTCCATTATAGCTGGCGGACTGCTGATAATTATTGGGATTTATCTTGTAAACAGTAATTTTCAGCGGAATCATCGTTTAGCTAAAAGTACTTTGAACAGCGATTAA
- a CDS encoding ArsR/SmtB family transcription factor, producing MSINPNVAEIAALLGETSRATILMSLMDGRFHTASELAYVAAITPQTASFHLAKLAEGNLVNVEKHGRHRYYQIANGEVARILESLLAISPPPEVRSLKQSNQVQLLRAARTCYDHLAGKLGVELTKSMMNAGYLEIEERVFVVTHEGEQFFINFGIDLSKLKKERRSFSHACLDWSERRHHLAGALGHGLTTRFFDLGWIERIPSTRAVKVTEKGKAGLKQNFNVNF from the coding sequence ATGAGTATAAATCCAAATGTGGCAGAAATTGCAGCTCTTCTGGGAGAAACATCACGCGCCACTATACTAATGAGTTTAATGGACGGACGATTTCATACAGCCAGTGAACTTGCTTATGTAGCTGCCATAACCCCTCAAACGGCCAGCTTTCATCTTGCAAAATTGGCAGAAGGCAACCTTGTGAACGTTGAAAAGCATGGACGCCATCGCTACTATCAAATCGCAAATGGAGAAGTAGCACGGATTTTAGAATCGTTACTCGCGATTTCACCACCGCCTGAAGTGCGTTCGCTCAAACAATCTAACCAGGTACAATTACTTCGAGCAGCCCGAACCTGCTATGACCATTTAGCTGGAAAATTAGGGGTAGAGCTAACAAAATCGATGATGAATGCTGGCTATTTAGAAATAGAAGAACGAGTATTCGTTGTGACTCATGAGGGTGAACAGTTTTTTATCAATTTTGGTATCGATTTAAGTAAGCTAAAAAAAGAACGCCGCTCATTTTCTCACGCATGCTTAGACTGGAGTGAAAGACGCCATCATCTTGCTGGCGCATTAGGACACGGACTAACAACACGCTTTTTTGATTTGGGATGGATAGAAAGAATTCCATCTACTCGTGCTGTAAAAGTTACTGAAAAAGGAAAAGCAGGGTTAAAACAAAATTTTAATGTAAACTTCTAA
- a CDS encoding RNA polymerase sigma factor, which yields MNTNKKQIVMEWYDLYYHDIYRFVLFMIGDQQCCEDLVHDTFVRACTAYDRFDNQANVKTWLFSIAKHLVLDEIRKRQRRRLFLANALKRDLPSSFNLEKYIENKTLVIDLLNRIHQLKPNYRLVVTLLKIEECTTKEAAQILNWSEAKVRKTLSRAIHTLRKMDMRPGGEQIERLS from the coding sequence TTGAATACAAATAAAAAACAAATCGTGATGGAATGGTACGACCTGTACTATCACGATATTTACCGGTTTGTTTTATTTATGATAGGGGATCAGCAATGCTGTGAAGATTTGGTTCATGATACGTTTGTCCGGGCCTGTACAGCTTATGATCGGTTTGACAACCAAGCAAACGTGAAAACATGGCTGTTTAGCATTGCCAAACATTTGGTTTTAGATGAAATTCGCAAACGGCAGCGAAGAAGACTATTTTTAGCGAATGCTTTGAAGCGGGATCTACCATCTTCCTTTAACTTAGAAAAGTATATTGAAAATAAGACTCTTGTCATCGACCTTTTAAACCGGATTCATCAATTAAAGCCTAATTACAGACTTGTGGTTACCTTGCTAAAAATTGAAGAGTGTACGACAAAAGAAGCTGCCCAAATTTTAAATTGGTCTGAGGCTAAGGTCCGAAAAACATTATCAAGGGCCATCCATACACTTCGAAAAATGGATATGCGCCCCGGAGGTGAACAAATTGAACGACTTTCATGA
- a CDS encoding PrkA family serine protein kinase, translating into MDILKKIEKYREEEESQKWEGTFAEYLEIVKEKPWVAQSAHSRIYNMIKDAGVEEVDGKRRYSFFRNQIFGLEEALERLVEEYFHPAAKRLDVRKRILLLMGPVSGGKSTLVTMLKRGLEAYSRTDRGAIYAIKGCPMHEDPLHLIPQHLREDFSQEYGIRIEGNLSPLNMMRLQQEYGGHIEDVMVERIFFSEDRRVGIGTFSPSDPKSQDIADLTGSIDFSTIAQYGSESDPRAYRFDGELNKANRGLMEFQEMLKCDEKFLWHLLSLTQEGNFKAGRFALISADEMIVAHTNETEYRSFIANKKNEALHSRIIVMPIPYNLKVTEEEKIYEKMIRESDVSDVHIAPHTLRVAAMFTILTRLKEPKKGDIDLIKKMRLYDGESVEGYNSADVEELKKEFPDEGMSGIDPRYVINRISSTIIRKEVPSINALDVLRALKEGLDQHPSITQELKEKYLNYISLARKEFDEIAKKEVQKAFVYSYEESAKTLMDNYLDNVEAYCNKVKLRDPLTGEEINPDEKLMRSIEEQIGISENAKKAFREEILIRISAYARKGKRFDYNSHDRLREAIQKKLFADLKDVVKITTSSKTPDEQQLKKINEVVARLIDEHGYNSTSANELLRYVGSLLNR; encoded by the coding sequence ATGGATATTTTAAAAAAGATCGAAAAATATCGAGAAGAAGAAGAGAGCCAAAAGTGGGAAGGCACATTTGCCGAGTATTTAGAAATTGTTAAGGAAAAGCCATGGGTTGCGCAAAGCGCTCATTCACGAATTTACAATATGATAAAGGATGCTGGAGTGGAGGAAGTAGACGGGAAGAGACGGTACTCGTTTTTCAGGAATCAAATTTTTGGATTAGAAGAAGCGCTCGAGCGCTTAGTCGAGGAATATTTTCACCCTGCTGCGAAAAGACTGGACGTCAGAAAGAGAATACTATTGCTAATGGGGCCAGTCAGCGGAGGTAAATCGACGCTGGTAACGATGCTTAAAAGGGGACTGGAGGCATATTCCCGTACGGACCGAGGGGCCATTTATGCCATTAAGGGATGTCCGATGCATGAGGATCCGCTCCACTTAATTCCTCAGCACTTACGTGAAGACTTTTCTCAGGAGTACGGTATTCGGATTGAAGGTAACCTTTCTCCGCTTAATATGATGAGGCTGCAGCAAGAATATGGGGGACATATTGAAGATGTTATGGTTGAGCGCATCTTCTTCTCTGAAGACAGACGAGTGGGGATTGGAACCTTTTCGCCGTCCGATCCTAAGTCTCAAGATATCGCTGATTTGACGGGAAGCATTGATTTTTCCACTATTGCTCAGTACGGATCTGAGTCTGACCCGCGCGCCTATCGTTTTGATGGAGAGCTTAATAAAGCCAATCGGGGATTAATGGAATTCCAAGAGATGCTTAAATGTGATGAAAAATTCCTATGGCATTTGCTCTCTTTAACACAAGAGGGGAATTTTAAAGCAGGAAGGTTTGCTTTAATTAGTGCCGATGAAATGATTGTTGCACATACAAATGAAACCGAATATCGTTCATTTATTGCCAATAAGAAAAATGAAGCCTTACATTCCCGGATTATTGTAATGCCGATTCCATATAATCTAAAAGTGACAGAAGAAGAAAAAATCTATGAAAAAATGATTCGTGAAAGTGATGTGTCTGATGTTCATATTGCCCCTCATACCTTACGGGTGGCTGCTATGTTCACTATTTTAACAAGATTAAAGGAGCCAAAAAAAGGCGACATTGATCTTATTAAAAAAATGCGTCTCTATGATGGAGAGAGTGTAGAAGGGTACAATTCAGCAGATGTAGAAGAATTAAAAAAGGAATTTCCGGATGAAGGAATGAGCGGCATTGACCCGCGCTATGTAATTAACCGCATATCATCAACCATTATTCGTAAAGAAGTCCCGTCCATTAATGCACTCGATGTGCTGCGGGCATTAAAAGAAGGATTAGATCAGCATCCATCTATCACCCAAGAGTTAAAAGAGAAATATTTAAACTATATCTCTTTGGCGCGTAAAGAGTTTGATGAAATTGCGAAAAAAGAAGTGCAAAAAGCGTTTGTGTATTCATATGAAGAGTCCGCGAAAACACTCATGGATAATTATTTAGACAATGTAGAAGCTTACTGTAATAAGGTTAAGCTCCGCGATCCTCTAACGGGTGAGGAAATAAATCCAGATGAAAAACTAATGCGTTCGATTGAAGAACAAATCGGTATTTCTGAAAATGCGAAAAAAGCCTTCCGTGAAGAAATCCTGATCCGTATCTCTGCCTATGCAAGAAAAGGCAAGCGTTTTGATTATAATTCGCATGACCGCCTCCGTGAAGCGATTCAGAAGAAGCTATTTGCCGATCTGAAGGATGTTGTAAAAATCACAACCTCCTCTAAAACACCGGATGAACAGCAGCTGAAGAAGATTAATGAGGTAGTGGCCCGTCTAATCGATGAGCATGGCTATAACTCAACGTCAGCTAATGAACTTTTACGATATGTCGGCAGTCTTTTAAACAGATAA